The following DNA comes from Papaver somniferum cultivar HN1 chromosome 4, ASM357369v1, whole genome shotgun sequence.
ACCCTTTTGCTTGCTACGTGTCACAACTAGCGTAGTCCTGTGCGCCTCTTTTGACGCTGCCTTGGATTTTCCTGCGTCTTTCGCTTTGTCCatgttctcttcttttcttctgcaAAAATAAGACGTTGGCAAGTGACAAACATCCACATAGGTTTTGTTAGCAACGGTATTTTAGTTTTTGTTAGTCTCGAGTCAAAGTTGTGACGAAAGATATAAATCCGAAGACGGGTACCAatattgtttaaaatctaaaCCCGAAGAAAATATAATCCCTGGCTAAAGCACAAAATCAAAGGAAAATGTAGGTTTTAGCTAAAGCTCAAAAATCGAGAAAAGACATGGTTTTAAGACATGGTCAAAGCACAAGTCTTAGGTTTTTGCAAGATAACGCAGATCCAAAGGATAAATCGAGAAAGCATACATAAACCGATAAAGCAAGGGTAAATCTAAAGGTTTTTCTCTTCACATAAATGAATAGATCTGAAAATTTTTCGATATGTTATGATGGTGCTTCAAGAGGTAATCCAAGAGATGCAGGGTATGGATATATATGCAGGAATTGGGATGAAGAGTATATGTATGCAATGTCTGGTGGTTTAGGGATAGCCACTAACTATATGGCAGAAATTGTTGCAGTTTTATGTGCAGGAGAGTGGGCAGTTTCTAATAACTTCATTAAAGTTTGGTTTCAAACTGATTCCCAATCTGTAATGAAAGCATTTCAAACAGATTCAGTTCCATGGTGGAGCATAACAAGATGGAACAAGATTAAAAGTTCTCTTCAAGACTGGCATTTTTCTCATGGTTATACGGAGATAAACTTCTCAGCAGACTCCATGGCAAAGAGGGGAGTCAATCTGACAAAGGGAGAAAAAAGAAGCTACACTTCAAGACCTGAATTTTTAAGCTCACTGGAAATCCCAGACAAAGCTTACTTCAGAACTTGTTAATTTTTAGTTTTCCAGATTTAAAGCCCAGTAATAATGGGCTTGTCTTCTGATAGTGTTCCAACTTGTAAGCCCAACCAGAATGGGTTTTATTTTGTAGCTTTTGGTTATTACTTTTGGTTCTAATAAAATTATATTACCaagcaaaaaaaaatcttaaaattttcgCATACAAAGATATAGATCTGAAGGTTCAAATATACTAAGACACAAATCCGACAGTTTGTGTAAGTTTTCATAGTAAAACAGCTTTTCAGTGACTTGTCGCCCAAAGATCGTACCGATAAACAATGTTGAGCGGTCAGATTCACaggaaagataaatcttttaccgggacatagtccttgtttctagcgccatattGTGAACACTGAAGTAACGATGATACCTTCGTGTCCACAAACAATATCCGCAATAAGACCAAAGCTTAGTAAATGACAGAATATAGATAAAACTAAGATAAGGGAGACTCAGAGCCTTTGGCTCGTCCTTGTCTTTCATCTCAATAGAGACTACGATAAGCACAAATCACACAAGACAATTAAATACGAAGAGTAAAGTGCGGAAAGTAAATGATACAATGGTTtatgtggttcagcactaaggcctacatccacgggggttggtgtttcactatgtattaaaGGTTACAAAgttagtcgaatgactttggggTGAGGAACGAAGCTAGGAGGGAAACAAtactcatacttactcttacaatTTCTCTCTCCTGCACTCTCCTAAACTCTATCTAAAAATGACCGACCCTTCTATCTTTGTGAAGCTGGGTATTTATGGATCTCATGTGTGGGGCCTCTTGGATAACAGTTGTATCCTTATCATCTTGATCTCTGTGCCGATGCCGCTGATATCTTCGTTCTGTACCGATGACCTTAACGGTAATATGTTGTATCGCTGGGTTGCCGATTAATCCACCATAGGAGGCTTGACACGTGCCCTCTGCATGTAGCATTTAAGACGGGTGGTTGGGCAGTCCGCACGCATCAGACAGTTGTTTGATTcc
Coding sequences within:
- the LOC113272476 gene encoding uncharacterized protein LOC113272476, translated to MNRSENFSICYDGASRGNPRDAGYGYICRNWDEEYMYAMSGGLGIATNYMAEIVAVLCAGEWAVSNNFIKVWFQTDSQSVMKAFQTDSVPWWSITRWNKIKSSLQDWHFSHGYTEINFSADSMAKRGVNLTKGEKRSYTSRPEFLSSLEIPDKAYFRTC